One Jeotgalibaca porci genomic region harbors:
- a CDS encoding pyruvate, water dikinase regulatory protein: MNPEPIHFYVISDSVGETARKVLQAVLTQFPTVEAVLHPYPFVRNSEDLQAILNEAKQSNGVIIHTLVLDDLSKQTALFCEQENIKCHDILKELVADVRDLTKEEPTKRAGAVHQLDDEYFKRISAIEFAVKYDDGKDPKGLAEADLVLLGISRTSKTPLSMFLANKNVKVANLPILPEANIPDQLWEVNPKKIVGLTNDIDTLTNFRRERMLSYGLPAETVYTNSERIQQEIDFAMDLYQKIGCSVINVAQRSIEETAEIILQNILANN, translated from the coding sequence ATGAACCCAGAGCCAATTCACTTTTATGTCATATCCGATTCAGTGGGCGAAACGGCGCGCAAAGTGCTGCAGGCAGTACTGACGCAATTTCCTACTGTCGAAGCAGTGCTACACCCTTACCCCTTTGTTCGAAATTCTGAAGATTTACAAGCGATATTGAATGAGGCCAAGCAATCCAATGGCGTAATCATCCATACATTGGTACTTGACGATTTAAGCAAACAAACAGCATTGTTTTGCGAACAAGAGAATATAAAGTGTCACGATATTTTGAAAGAACTCGTAGCAGATGTCAGAGATTTAACAAAAGAAGAACCGACCAAACGCGCCGGTGCCGTTCATCAATTAGATGACGAATACTTCAAACGTATCAGTGCGATTGAATTCGCGGTTAAATACGATGATGGTAAAGATCCGAAAGGTCTGGCAGAGGCAGACTTGGTCCTTTTAGGCATTTCGCGTACTTCTAAAACGCCTCTTTCCATGTTCTTAGCAAATAAGAACGTTAAAGTCGCTAACTTACCAATCCTACCAGAAGCCAATATACCGGATCAACTGTGGGAAGTAAATCCCAAGAAAATAGTCGGATTAACCAACGATATCGATACACTGACGAATTTCCGTCGTGAACGAATGCTTTCATATGGCCTTCCTGCAGAAACAGTATACACGAATTCGGAGCGAATCCAACAAGAAATTGATTTTGCAATGGACCTGTATCAAAAAATTGGCTGTTCTGTCATAAATGTCGCACAGCGTTCAATTGAAGAAACGGCCGAAATCATTTTACAAAATATTTTGGCAAATAATTAA
- a CDS encoding N-acetylmuramoyl-L-alanine amidase, which produces MKPLRISRNVMLALLVIFFMGLGSLGTVALANYTNIIVEASTVNVRLGPGLGYDILTQVQGGSMVNVLDEENEWYKVRLDDGRIGWVASWLINNTEVAASQNLVATINEYSVNLRAENNEQAEVIGSAEAGEVFTLLYEENGWSQIHYNNQTAWVLSELVTITAGTLPNENTTDTTEQVATPTSQDSVVVLQDNVNVRSGPTLQDGVIEVANAGAVYAFQNNIGDFVEVLTNNGETGYIANWLVESSVATTTQTRVPAITTTLSEATIVIDPGHGGADPGAIGDYMYEKQATVDTAAIIAQKLESVGANVILTRTGDESISLEERAYLSNSYGADLFISIHYDSTPEGVYATGTTTYYYADSDNYVADLINDELSKNLPLPNNGSRFGNFLVLRENAQPAILLELGYMNNPDDVATFNTSHYQNLVADSILNALTDYFNN; this is translated from the coding sequence ATGAAACCGTTACGAATAAGTAGAAATGTGATGCTTGCCTTGCTGGTCATTTTCTTTATGGGTCTTGGTTCTTTAGGAACCGTAGCCTTGGCAAATTACACGAACATTATAGTAGAAGCTAGTACTGTCAACGTTCGACTTGGTCCTGGTTTAGGTTATGATATTCTAACTCAGGTACAAGGCGGATCAATGGTTAATGTTTTAGACGAAGAAAATGAATGGTACAAAGTCCGACTTGATGACGGCCGTATTGGTTGGGTTGCGAGCTGGCTGATAAATAATACAGAAGTTGCTGCTTCACAAAATCTGGTTGCCACGATAAATGAATATTCAGTTAATCTGAGGGCCGAAAACAATGAGCAGGCAGAAGTAATCGGTTCGGCTGAAGCTGGCGAAGTATTCACTCTTCTTTATGAAGAGAATGGTTGGAGTCAGATTCACTATAACAACCAGACAGCATGGGTGTTATCTGAACTGGTAACTATTACTGCTGGGACACTACCGAATGAAAATACAACTGATACTACTGAACAAGTAGCGACTCCAACTTCACAAGACTCCGTTGTTGTGTTGCAAGACAATGTGAATGTGCGTTCTGGACCAACTCTTCAAGATGGCGTCATAGAAGTTGCGAATGCAGGCGCTGTTTATGCCTTCCAAAATAATATAGGCGATTTCGTGGAAGTTCTAACCAACAATGGTGAGACGGGTTATATCGCGAATTGGCTAGTTGAAAGTTCTGTCGCTACAACGACACAAACACGTGTACCTGCAATTACAACAACGCTATCAGAAGCGACAATTGTTATTGATCCGGGTCACGGTGGTGCAGATCCTGGGGCAATCGGTGATTACATGTACGAAAAACAAGCAACCGTTGACACAGCAGCGATTATTGCTCAAAAACTGGAATCTGTTGGAGCCAACGTTATTTTGACGCGAACTGGTGATGAATCGATTTCATTGGAGGAACGTGCTTACCTAAGCAATAGTTACGGAGCAGACCTATTCATAAGTATTCACTATGATTCAACGCCTGAAGGTGTCTATGCTACTGGAACTACGACTTATTATTATGCTGATTCCGACAATTATGTTGCTGATCTCATTAATGATGAGTTAAGCAAAAATCTACCGTTGCCGAATAATGGCAGCCGCTTTGGGAATTTCTTAGTATTGCGTGAAAATGCACAGCCAGCTATTTTACTGGAGCTAGGATATATGAATAACCCAGATGATGTTGCTACTTTTAATACATCTCACTATCAAAATCTGGTAGCTGACAGTATATTGAACGCTTTAACGGATTACTTTAATAACTAA
- the era gene encoding GTPase Era: MSKKEPFKSGFISIIGRPNVGKSTLLNQIVGQKVAIMSDTPQTTRNKIQGVVTTESAQMVFIDTPGIHKPKHRLNDFMLKSAYSTFNQVDIVLFMVNAEEARGGGDNFIMERIANIKTPKFLIINKIDKIHPEALLKIITDYTNDYEFDEVVPVSAKNGNNVQALLNTIQGYLPEGPQYYPEDQVTDHPEYFVVSEFIREKVLQLTRDEIPHSVAVVVDSMQKNEDNKVHVYATIVVDRPSQKGIIIGKGGKMLKEIGTRARRDIEVMLGDKIFLELWVKVQRDWRDRPTHLQDYGYRQKDYE, from the coding sequence ATGAGCAAAAAAGAACCATTCAAATCGGGTTTCATCTCCATTATTGGGAGACCGAACGTTGGGAAATCCACGTTACTTAATCAAATAGTCGGACAAAAAGTGGCAATCATGAGTGATACACCACAAACGACACGTAATAAAATTCAAGGTGTCGTTACAACAGAATCCGCGCAAATGGTGTTTATAGATACACCAGGTATTCACAAGCCGAAACATCGCTTGAACGATTTTATGCTAAAGAGTGCATACAGCACCTTTAATCAAGTTGATATTGTTCTCTTCATGGTGAACGCAGAAGAAGCACGCGGTGGCGGCGATAATTTTATCATGGAACGAATTGCAAATATCAAAACGCCAAAATTCTTAATCATTAACAAGATTGATAAGATTCATCCAGAAGCCTTACTCAAGATTATTACGGACTACACGAATGATTACGAATTCGACGAGGTTGTTCCTGTATCGGCAAAAAATGGTAATAATGTACAAGCATTGTTGAATACTATTCAAGGCTACTTACCGGAAGGACCGCAATACTATCCAGAAGATCAAGTTACCGATCACCCGGAATATTTTGTAGTTTCTGAATTTATCAGAGAAAAAGTACTCCAATTAACGCGTGATGAAATTCCACATTCTGTAGCAGTAGTCGTGGATTCCATGCAAAAAAATGAAGATAATAAAGTACATGTGTATGCAACGATTGTTGTCGATCGTCCCAGCCAAAAAGGTATTATCATTGGTAAAGGCGGAAAAATGCTGAAAGAAATCGGTACACGTGCGCGTCGAGACATCGAAGTGATGTTGGGCGACAAAATATTCCTGGAGCTTTGGGTGAAAGTGCAACGTGATTGGCGTGACAGACCAACGCACCTCCAAGATTATGGTTACCGTCAGAAAGACTATGAGTAA
- the rpsU gene encoding 30S ribosomal protein S21, giving the protein MSKTVVRKNESLDDALRRFKRTVSKTGTLQEARKREFYEKPSVKRKKKSEAARKRKF; this is encoded by the coding sequence ATGTCAAAAACAGTTGTTCGTAAAAACGAATCTCTTGACGATGCTCTTCGTCGCTTTAAACGTACTGTTTCCAAGACAGGTACTCTTCAAGAAGCACGTAAACGGGAATTTTATGAAAAACCAAGTGTAAAACGTAAGAAAAAATCTGAGGCAGCTAGAAAACGTAAATTCTAA
- a CDS encoding diacylglycerol kinase family protein, which yields MHMDLKEKNHKRKQNIWKNTQFRKSFGHAWDGVKTIWQEERNMRNHVAFGMLPIVAGFLFRVSNIEWIVLVLCVFLVIIMEFLNTIIETVVDMVTNYEYHPLAKKAKDIAAGAVLVTACFTVVIAAIIFLPKLIKLVF from the coding sequence ATGCATATGGACTTAAAAGAGAAGAATCATAAACGAAAACAAAATATTTGGAAAAACACACAATTCCGTAAATCATTCGGACATGCCTGGGATGGTGTAAAAACGATATGGCAGGAAGAAAGAAACATGCGAAATCATGTTGCTTTTGGTATGCTTCCAATTGTTGCAGGCTTTTTATTCCGAGTCAGCAATATCGAGTGGATTGTGTTGGTACTCTGTGTGTTTTTAGTCATTATAATGGAGTTTTTAAACACTATAATTGAAACAGTCGTTGATATGGTTACGAATTACGAATATCATCCACTGGCAAAAAAAGCGAAAGATATTGCGGCAGGTGCTGTTTTAGTTACCGCATGCTTTACAGTTGTAATAGCAGCCATCATATTTTTACCAAAATTAATTAAATTAGTATTTTAG
- the ybeY gene encoding rRNA maturation RNase YbeY: protein MEIDMFDETNTVKEEHQKLVHDVVAFASTFLELPDNSELSITFVDNNRIQEINREYRDKDQPTDVISFAMNDETDDDLPINFASLGEDFPHNLGDIIISVDKTAEQAESFQHSFERELGFLALHGFLHLNGYDHMEPEDEKEMFGLQKEILDAYGLKREES from the coding sequence ATTGAAATAGATATGTTTGATGAAACGAATACGGTTAAAGAAGAACATCAAAAACTTGTGCATGATGTGGTAGCATTTGCTTCAACATTTTTAGAACTACCAGATAACTCTGAGCTTTCGATTACTTTCGTTGACAATAACCGCATTCAAGAGATTAATCGGGAGTACCGGGACAAGGATCAACCGACCGATGTAATCAGTTTTGCAATGAACGATGAAACTGATGATGACCTTCCCATCAACTTTGCCTCACTCGGGGAAGACTTCCCGCATAATTTAGGTGATATAATCATTTCTGTTGATAAAACCGCAGAACAAGCAGAAAGTTTTCAACATAGTTTTGAAAGAGAGTTGGGCTTCCTAGCTTTACACGGGTTCCTCCATTTGAATGGGTACGACCACATGGAGCCTGAAGATGAAAAAGAAATGTTTGGTCTGCAGAAAGAGATTTTGGATGCATATGGACTTAAAAGAGAAGAATCATAA
- a CDS encoding deoxyribonuclease IV, which yields MLKIGSHVSMSGKKMLLGSAEEAFSYGSSTFMIYTGAPQNTRRKSIDEMNIPDGMAFMAENGLVELIVHAPYIINLGNTEKPDHYEFAVGFLREEIVRAQALGAKQITMHPGSHVGAGSEKGIAHIIKGLNEVLEANQTAQIALETMAGKGTEIGRSFEELAAIFDGVTHNDKLSVTLDTCHIHDAGYNVREDFDGVLEEFDRIIGLDRLKVIHVNDSKNERGAHKDRHANIGHGYIGFDALNKIVHHPQLADLPKILETPFVGEDKKNKKAPYKFELDMFKKQAFNPNLLEDILNS from the coding sequence ATGTTAAAAATCGGTTCACATGTTTCAATGAGTGGTAAAAAAATGTTGTTGGGATCAGCTGAAGAAGCCTTCTCTTACGGCTCATCTACTTTTATGATTTACACAGGAGCACCACAAAATACAAGAAGAAAAAGTATTGATGAAATGAATATTCCTGATGGAATGGCGTTTATGGCAGAAAATGGGTTAGTTGAACTCATCGTTCACGCGCCATACATCATCAACTTAGGAAATACAGAAAAACCGGATCACTATGAATTTGCTGTCGGCTTTTTACGTGAAGAAATTGTTCGTGCCCAAGCTCTGGGTGCAAAGCAAATAACCATGCACCCCGGTTCTCATGTCGGAGCTGGTTCGGAAAAAGGAATTGCGCATATTATTAAAGGTCTGAATGAAGTCCTTGAAGCCAATCAAACTGCACAAATAGCATTAGAAACAATGGCTGGTAAAGGAACGGAAATAGGCCGCAGCTTTGAAGAATTGGCAGCGATCTTTGATGGGGTGACACATAATGATAAATTATCTGTAACGCTAGATACATGTCATATTCATGATGCCGGTTATAATGTTCGGGAAGATTTTGATGGGGTTCTTGAAGAATTTGATCGCATTATCGGTTTAGATCGTCTAAAAGTGATTCATGTCAATGATTCAAAGAATGAAAGGGGCGCTCATAAAGACCGCCATGCCAATATTGGGCATGGTTATATCGGATTTGACGCCTTAAATAAAATTGTCCACCACCCACAGCTGGCAGATTTACCAAAGATTTTGGAAACGCCGTTTGTAGGGGAGGACAAGAAAAATAAAAAAGCACCTTATAAATTTGAATTAGATATGTTCAAGAAACAAGCGTTCAATCCGAATTTATTGGAAGATATTCTTAATTCTTAA
- a CDS encoding PhoH family protein, which produces MTENDQYPVTLELEIEEVAALPQLLGSQDKNILLLEDALDIIINTRGSKIEIKGTEETAPTAKSLILQLVALINRGIAISQSDIVTAIQMANRGNSDFFSNLYEEEISKTYTGKVIRAKNVGQKVYYEAVKKNDIVFGIGPAGTGKTFLAVVMAVQALKKGQVQKIILTRPAVEAGENLGFLPGDLKEKVDPYLRPVYDALYAIYGVEHTTRLMERGVIEIAPLAYMRGRTLDDAFVILDEAQNTTVAQMKMFLTRLGFGSKMIVNGDKTQIDLPRGVKSGLIDAENKLKGISEIAFVSFDAQDVVRHPVVARIINAYDQKEKVEE; this is translated from the coding sequence TTGACTGAAAATGACCAATATCCAGTAACGTTAGAACTTGAAATAGAAGAGGTGGCAGCTCTACCTCAACTCTTGGGATCTCAAGATAAAAATATTTTACTATTAGAAGACGCTTTAGATATTATCATTAATACACGCGGCTCTAAAATTGAAATTAAAGGTACTGAAGAAACAGCACCTACAGCAAAATCTTTAATCTTACAATTAGTAGCATTAATTAATCGGGGGATTGCAATCTCCCAGAGCGATATTGTTACGGCGATACAAATGGCTAATCGGGGTAATTCGGACTTCTTCTCGAATCTTTATGAAGAAGAAATCAGTAAAACATATACCGGGAAGGTTATTCGTGCCAAAAATGTTGGTCAAAAGGTTTATTATGAAGCCGTGAAGAAGAATGACATTGTTTTCGGAATTGGACCTGCCGGGACCGGAAAAACGTTCTTGGCAGTAGTAATGGCTGTTCAAGCTTTGAAAAAAGGTCAGGTACAAAAAATTATTTTGACGAGACCAGCGGTAGAAGCGGGGGAGAACTTAGGCTTCTTGCCAGGCGACTTAAAAGAAAAAGTAGACCCTTACTTAAGACCCGTTTATGATGCGCTGTATGCGATTTATGGCGTTGAGCATACAACACGCTTAATGGAGCGTGGCGTAATTGAGATTGCACCTCTCGCGTACATGCGGGGAAGAACGTTGGATGATGCCTTTGTCATTTTAGATGAGGCACAAAATACAACCGTAGCACAGATGAAGATGTTCTTAACGCGATTAGGGTTTGGCTCGAAAATGATTGTCAATGGCGATAAAACGCAAATTGACTTGCCGCGTGGCGTGAAATCTGGCTTAATCGATGCGGAGAATAAACTAAAAGGTATATCCGAAATCGCTTTTGTATCTTTTGATGCACAAGATGTTGTGCGTCATCCAGTGGTAGCACGGATTATTAATGCCTATGACCAGAAAGAGAAGGTTGAAGAATGA
- the aspS gene encoding aspartate--tRNA ligase translates to MKKRTEYCGLITEAYIGQEITIKGWINRRRDLGGLIFIHLRDREGIMQVVFNQEKNAELFALAESMRHEYIIEVTGKVVLREEAQINSNIDTGTIELEVTEAAILAKAKTPPFTIDDDQPVADELRMKYRYMDLRKVRMMKNLKLRHQTTKAIRNYLDNEAFLDVETPYLTKSTPEGARDYVVPSRVYPGTFYALPQSPQLFKQLLMGAGVDRYYQIVRCFRDEDLRGDRQPEFTQVDLETSFMSAEEIQTLTEGMMKKVVKETLGQDIQVPFPRMSYDEAMGRFGSDKPDTRFGLELIDLQEFAQNTSFKVFQQALENGGQVKGLNLKAKADNFSRKDMDGLTDYIKQYGAKGLAWVKVTEEGLNGPVAKFFAEDSETLVAAMSAEPGDLLMFVADKKEVVAQSLGELRLKFGREFKMIDESKLDFLWVVDWPLLEYDEDEKRYVALHHPFTRPKEEDVQLMEEHPEQVRAQAYDIVLNGYEIGGGSLRINTREMQEKMFEALGFTPEEAEQQFGFLLGAFDHGFPPHGGLALGLDRLVMILAGETNIREVIAFPKNGKAFDPMTNAPSEVSDRQLKELSLRLTVED, encoded by the coding sequence ATGAAGAAAAGAACTGAGTATTGTGGTTTGATTACTGAAGCGTATATCGGCCAAGAAATTACTATCAAAGGTTGGATTAACCGCCGTCGTGACTTGGGTGGGTTAATCTTTATCCACTTACGTGACCGTGAAGGGATTATGCAAGTTGTCTTTAATCAAGAAAAGAATGCTGAACTTTTTGCATTAGCAGAAAGCATGCGTCATGAATACATTATTGAAGTAACTGGTAAAGTTGTTTTGCGTGAAGAAGCGCAAATAAATTCAAACATCGATACAGGTACAATTGAATTGGAAGTGACTGAAGCAGCTATTTTAGCTAAAGCGAAAACACCGCCATTTACAATCGATGATGACCAACCTGTTGCAGATGAATTGCGTATGAAGTACCGTTATATGGATCTACGTAAAGTTAGAATGATGAAAAACTTGAAACTACGTCACCAAACAACGAAAGCAATCCGTAACTATTTGGACAATGAAGCATTTCTAGATGTAGAAACACCATACTTAACAAAATCAACACCAGAAGGGGCTCGTGACTACGTCGTTCCATCTCGTGTTTACCCAGGAACTTTCTATGCATTGCCACAATCACCACAATTGTTCAAACAATTATTGATGGGTGCAGGAGTTGACCGCTATTACCAAATCGTACGTTGTTTCCGTGATGAAGACCTACGTGGCGACAGACAACCTGAGTTTACACAAGTCGATTTAGAAACAAGTTTTATGTCTGCAGAAGAAATTCAAACATTGACTGAAGGCATGATGAAAAAAGTTGTCAAAGAAACATTGGGACAAGATATTCAAGTGCCATTCCCACGCATGTCCTATGACGAAGCTATGGGACGATTTGGCTCTGATAAACCCGATACACGCTTCGGTCTTGAATTAATCGATTTACAAGAATTTGCTCAAAATACAAGCTTTAAAGTATTCCAACAAGCATTGGAAAACGGCGGGCAAGTGAAAGGCTTAAACCTAAAAGCAAAAGCTGATAACTTCTCACGTAAAGATATGGATGGCTTAACTGACTACATCAAACAATACGGAGCTAAAGGTCTTGCATGGGTTAAAGTAACTGAAGAAGGCTTGAATGGCCCTGTTGCGAAATTCTTTGCAGAAGATTCCGAAACGTTGGTTGCTGCGATGAGCGCTGAACCAGGTGACTTATTAATGTTCGTAGCAGACAAGAAAGAAGTTGTTGCACAATCACTAGGAGAACTACGTTTGAAATTTGGGCGTGAGTTTAAAATGATTGACGAGTCAAAACTTGATTTCCTATGGGTTGTTGATTGGCCACTACTGGAATACGATGAAGATGAAAAACGCTATGTTGCGCTTCACCATCCATTTACACGTCCAAAAGAAGAAGATGTCCAATTAATGGAAGAACATCCAGAACAAGTACGTGCACAAGCATACGACATTGTTTTGAATGGTTACGAAATCGGCGGCGGATCATTACGTATCAACACACGTGAGATGCAAGAGAAAATGTTCGAAGCACTTGGATTTACGCCTGAAGAAGCAGAACAACAATTTGGATTCTTGCTGGGCGCCTTCGATCATGGCTTCCCGCCACACGGTGGATTAGCACTAGGATTGGACCGCTTAGTAATGATTCTTGCAGGTGAAACAAACATCCGTGAAGTCATTGCCTTCCCTAAAAATGGTAAAGCATTCGATCCGATGACAAATGCACCATCTGAAGTCAGCGATCGTCAACTGAAAGAACTAAGTCTCCGTTTGACCGTCGAAGACTAA
- a CDS encoding Fur family transcriptional regulator, which translates to MHSVLEESLKKLKKSGLKHTQKREDIIRLFAGEDRYLSAKSIHEAMDVAYPNISFDTIYRNLYAFADIGILETTELNNEQLFRMSCLHEGHHHHHFICEQCGKSIQLEMCPMDFFEQQLSNCQLNSHRFEIFGICDKCVSNQN; encoded by the coding sequence ATGCATTCGGTCCTTGAAGAGTCGCTAAAAAAGTTGAAAAAAAGTGGTTTGAAGCATACGCAAAAACGAGAAGATATTATCCGTTTATTCGCGGGTGAAGATCGTTATCTTTCTGCTAAATCAATTCACGAAGCGATGGATGTCGCATACCCTAATATTAGTTTCGATACGATTTACCGGAACCTCTATGCATTTGCGGATATAGGAATTTTAGAAACGACCGAGCTAAACAACGAGCAGTTATTCAGAATGTCCTGCTTGCATGAGGGCCATCATCACCATCATTTCATCTGTGAACAGTGTGGTAAGAGTATTCAACTGGAAATGTGTCCGATGGATTTCTTTGAACAACAGCTTTCTAACTGTCAATTGAACTCGCACCGCTTCGAAATTTTTGGTATCTGTGACAAATGTGTAAGTAACCAGAATTAA
- the dtd gene encoding D-aminoacyl-tRNA deacylase, giving the protein MRVVIQKVSEASVSVEGQSLGAIKKGFMLLVGVGQEDTEVDVDYLARKIANLRVFEDEQGKMNLALKDVAGEILSISQFTLLANTKKGNRPSFIEAAAPETGDLLYEKLNASLRAEGFTVKTGQFGAHMQVQLINDGPVTILIDSKNK; this is encoded by the coding sequence ATGCGTGTTGTAATCCAAAAGGTTTCCGAAGCGTCAGTTTCCGTGGAAGGGCAATCCCTTGGCGCGATTAAAAAAGGCTTTATGCTGCTTGTCGGTGTGGGTCAAGAGGATACGGAAGTGGATGTAGATTATCTTGCTCGTAAAATAGCGAATTTAAGAGTTTTTGAAGACGAACAAGGAAAAATGAACCTTGCTTTAAAAGATGTTGCGGGTGAAATTCTTTCAATCTCACAATTTACGCTTTTAGCGAACACAAAAAAAGGGAACCGTCCAAGTTTCATTGAAGCAGCCGCACCGGAAACAGGCGACTTACTCTATGAAAAATTGAATGCTTCCTTGAGAGCTGAAGGCTTCACTGTCAAGACGGGACAGTTTGGCGCTCATATGCAAGTACAATTAATAAACGACGGACCAGTCACAATTTTAATTGACAGTAAGAATAAATAG
- the hisS gene encoding histidine--tRNA ligase encodes MIQKPKGTADIFLDEMNIWHYIEETARILMHDYQFSEIRTPMFESYDLFSRSVGDTSDIVSKEMYVFEDKGNRQLALKPEGTAPIVRAYVENKLFGPEFPKPFKVYYLSPMFRYERPQSGRSRQFHQLGVEVIGSTNPAVDVETMALAWDLLQEIGVKDIKLVINTLGKKEERLKFREALIAFLEPHFEDLSEDSKTRLHQNPLRVLDSKDKRDKEIIVGAPSILEFLSEESKAHFEMVQEMLTALDIPFEIDSNMVRGLDYYQDTIFEIMTTSKVFGAETTICGGGRYDGLVEEIGGPSDPGFGFGLGLERLVLMIQKQEIEIPELSELDVYIVGLGANTNLETLKMAQAIRGAGFSCDRDYMDRKVKAQFRTASRSGAKVVITVGEDELSSKTAKLKVMETGKEATVSFADIYDDFETVFNTNTTDMTAFKEFFGKE; translated from the coding sequence ATGATTCAAAAACCGAAAGGAACAGCTGACATTTTTCTCGATGAGATGAATATTTGGCATTATATCGAAGAAACTGCGAGGATTTTGATGCATGACTACCAGTTTTCAGAAATTCGCACGCCAATGTTTGAAAGTTATGACTTATTCTCACGTAGTGTAGGTGATACAAGTGATATTGTTTCGAAAGAAATGTATGTCTTCGAAGATAAAGGCAATCGTCAACTCGCGTTGAAACCAGAAGGTACAGCACCAATCGTACGTGCTTATGTGGAGAATAAACTATTTGGCCCAGAATTTCCTAAACCATTCAAAGTTTACTATTTAAGCCCAATGTTTCGCTATGAACGTCCGCAAAGTGGCCGTAGCCGTCAATTTCACCAGCTAGGTGTGGAAGTAATCGGAAGCACGAACCCAGCGGTAGATGTTGAAACTATGGCCCTTGCTTGGGACTTATTGCAAGAAATCGGTGTGAAAGATATCAAGTTGGTTATCAACACGCTTGGTAAGAAGGAAGAACGTCTAAAATTCCGTGAAGCGCTGATTGCTTTCCTGGAGCCGCATTTTGAGGATTTAAGTGAAGATTCAAAAACACGCTTGCACCAAAATCCGCTACGTGTATTGGATAGTAAGGATAAGCGCGATAAAGAAATCATTGTTGGCGCACCAAGCATTCTAGAATTCCTATCTGAAGAATCGAAAGCACACTTCGAAATGGTACAAGAAATGTTAACAGCACTTGATATTCCTTTCGAAATCGACAGCAACATGGTTCGCGGATTGGACTACTATCAAGATACTATTTTTGAAATTATGACAACTTCTAAAGTGTTCGGAGCTGAAACGACTATTTGTGGTGGTGGCCGCTATGATGGACTGGTTGAAGAAATCGGTGGACCAAGCGATCCTGGCTTTGGATTTGGTTTAGGCTTGGAACGTTTAGTACTGATGATTCAAAAACAAGAAATTGAAATTCCAGAACTATCCGAACTAGATGTTTATATTGTTGGCCTAGGTGCAAACACCAATCTTGAAACATTGAAGATGGCGCAAGCAATCCGTGGGGCAGGCTTCTCTTGTGACCGTGATTATATGGACCGCAAAGTAAAAGCACAATTTCGTACTGCATCCCGCAGTGGCGCTAAAGTCGTAATTACGGTTGGAGAAGACGAGCTTAGCAGCAAGACGGCTAAGTTGAAAGTGATGGAAACGGGTAAAGAAGCAACCGTCTCATTTGCAGATATTTACGATGATTTCGAAACAGTGTTTAATACAAACACAACAGATATGACTGCATTTAAAGAATTCTTTGGTAAAGAATAA